A section of the Spirosoma pollinicola genome encodes:
- a CDS encoding cytochrome c oxidase subunit 3 → MSELVNEISLVEEPQETLSMNPRKFIMWLFIVSIIMLFAAMTSAYLVRRAEGNWLEYDIPSIFTYSSIVMVISSLTMHWAYLAAKKDNFSSLKIAITITFALGAVFLYMQFQGWVELVKENVYFVGNPAGSFMYIFTGLHGFHLISGLIVLVFALVAAFKLRIHGKSLNQLEIAATYWHFLDILWLYLFFFLVYFH, encoded by the coding sequence ATGAGTGAATTAGTAAATGAAATTTCACTTGTCGAAGAGCCGCAGGAAACGCTCTCGATGAATCCCCGCAAGTTTATCATGTGGTTGTTCATTGTGAGTATTATCATGTTGTTTGCCGCTATGACGAGTGCGTACCTTGTGCGCAGGGCAGAAGGTAACTGGCTGGAATATGATATTCCATCTATTTTTACATATAGCTCAATTGTTATGGTTATCAGTAGCCTGACGATGCACTGGGCATACTTAGCTGCAAAAAAAGATAACTTTAGCAGTCTGAAAATAGCGATAACTATTACTTTTGCACTCGGAGCGGTTTTTTTATACATGCAGTTCCAGGGTTGGGTTGAGTTGGTAAAAGAAAATGTCTATTTCGTTGGTAACCCGGCTGGTTCTTTCATGTACATTTTCACTGGATTACATGGATTTCACCTGATATCGGGTTTAATTGTCTTAGTGTTCGCTCTAGTTGCTGCATTTAAGTTACGGATTCATGGCAAAAGCCTGAATCAACTTGAAATAGCCGCTACTTACTGGCATTTTTTAGACATTTTGTGGTTGTATTTGTTTTTCTTTTTAGTCTATTTTCATTGA
- a CDS encoding COX15/CtaA family protein, with product MTSSNSLIDKKEQRFRSLVSLTVLVIYLLVLAGGIVRGTGSGMGCPDWPKCFGRWVPPTEISQLPVNYQEIYGAKLKGEVEFNAVKTWIEYTNRLLGVLSGFLVLATLIASISYIRKDKAVFWGSVSAFLLIGVNGWLGSRVVATELAQYVISLHLLLAILLVLALLFVWVRVNARKNYIASPATKSNQLRYLIAVALILTLGQIVLGAQVRDALDSVVKRLGYDQRDNWIGQLDWRFYVHRSFSLVLLVLHLVVIYQLRKLTKTGKIAKLTNTLIGLVIAEISTGIIMAYLGVPAVAQPIHLELAILMIGLQFSIFLLLTPKLIVSTERSEAFRLVKA from the coding sequence ATGACCAGTTCAAACAGCCTCATTGATAAAAAAGAACAGCGCTTCCGGAGCCTGGTATCTTTAACTGTACTTGTTATTTATCTGCTTGTATTGGCAGGAGGTATTGTTAGAGGAACAGGCTCTGGAATGGGCTGCCCTGATTGGCCAAAATGTTTTGGTCGTTGGGTTCCACCTACTGAGATTTCCCAACTGCCGGTAAACTATCAGGAGATTTACGGAGCTAAATTGAAAGGCGAAGTGGAATTCAACGCCGTAAAAACCTGGATAGAATACACCAATCGATTACTGGGTGTTTTATCGGGTTTTCTTGTTTTAGCCACTTTAATTGCTTCCATATCATACATAAGAAAAGATAAAGCAGTTTTTTGGGGAAGCGTAAGTGCATTTCTCTTGATTGGCGTCAACGGTTGGCTTGGTTCACGGGTGGTGGCCACCGAGTTAGCACAATACGTAATTAGCTTACATTTATTACTTGCTATTTTACTTGTATTGGCTCTGCTATTTGTGTGGGTTCGAGTAAATGCTCGTAAAAATTATATCGCCAGCCCGGCTACGAAAAGCAATCAGTTGCGTTATCTGATAGCAGTTGCTCTGATTTTAACATTGGGGCAAATCGTTTTAGGGGCACAAGTTAGAGACGCTCTGGACAGTGTTGTAAAACGGTTAGGATATGATCAACGTGATAACTGGATTGGTCAATTGGATTGGCGCTTTTACGTTCACCGTTCTTTTTCACTGGTTCTTCTTGTTCTTCACTTAGTTGTTATCTATCAACTTCGGAAACTCACTAAAACGGGGAAAATAGCAAAGCTGACGAACACATTGATTGGGCTGGTAATCGCAGAAATAAGTACGGGTATAATTATGGCCTATTTAGGAGTACCTGCTGTTGCTCAACCTATCCATCTCGAATTAGCCATCTTAATGATTGGTTTACAATTTTCGATTTTTTTGCTTTTAACTCCTAAACTCATAGTCTCAACGGAAAGGAGTGAAGCATTTCGATTAGTAAAAGCATAA
- a CDS encoding c-type cytochrome, protein MITKHKSVAALAIIGLFITGTSCKRGHDSTGIVFAPNMYESVGYEPYRQIRPNTINVKENGLNMRLPASGTVARPNYHTTFGEGANKTTDLMMYNIPADSIGIAERVLTNPIQDSEKALAEGQVLYTRYCSHCHGATGKGDGPVAAQYKGVPNYSTDAYKTMNDGHIFHVITHGKGRMWPHGSQITPEDRWKIVQYVHKLQQG, encoded by the coding sequence ATGATAACTAAACATAAGAGTGTTGCGGCACTAGCTATTATCGGACTGTTTATTACAGGAACATCTTGTAAAAGAGGTCATGATAGTACGGGGATTGTTTTTGCCCCAAATATGTACGAATCTGTTGGGTATGAGCCTTATCGTCAAATTCGCCCAAACACGATAAACGTAAAGGAAAACGGTTTGAATATGCGTCTACCAGCAAGTGGTACCGTTGCCCGGCCAAATTATCATACAACATTTGGAGAAGGTGCGAATAAAACGACCGATCTGATGATGTATAATATTCCGGCCGATAGCATTGGGATAGCAGAACGGGTGCTGACAAACCCAATTCAGGATTCTGAAAAAGCATTAGCAGAAGGGCAGGTACTCTATACTCGTTATTGCAGCCATTGTCATGGTGCTACAGGTAAGGGAGATGGACCAGTTGCTGCGCAATACAAAGGCGTTCCAAACTATTCGACTGACGCTTACAAAACGATGAATGACGGACACATTTTTCACGTCATTACTCATGGTAAAGGCCGTATGTGGCCTCATGGATCGCAAATCACACCAGAAGATCGGTGGAAGATTGTACAATACGTTCACAAACTCCAACAAGGGTAA
- a CDS encoding DUF3341 domain-containing protein produces the protein MSDVNGNGKFLVGIYDDDDVVLSAVKEVKGAGVRIQEVYSPIPIHGLDVALGHPRSRLGIAAFLFGLSGTLTALALTFYTEGFDWPMIVGGKDSYSPVVYVPIIFELTVLFCALGMVATFLISNGMGPTVKPLMYDLRTTDNKFAMAIDLSKNNIGEGDIEQILRKSGAAEVNIKQF, from the coding sequence ATGTCAGATGTAAATGGTAACGGTAAGTTCTTAGTCGGCATCTACGATGATGACGATGTGGTACTGAGTGCCGTCAAGGAAGTTAAAGGGGCAGGTGTACGGATTCAGGAGGTGTATTCACCTATTCCTATCCACGGTCTGGATGTAGCGCTCGGCCATCCACGTAGTCGGTTAGGTATCGCTGCCTTTTTGTTTGGTTTGAGTGGTACACTTACGGCATTGGCATTAACGTTTTACACAGAAGGTTTTGACTGGCCAATGATTGTAGGTGGTAAAGACTCCTACTCACCTGTCGTATACGTGCCTATTATTTTTGAATTAACGGTCTTGTTTTGTGCATTGGGTATGGTTGCTACCTTCCTTATATCAAATGGTATGGGGCCAACAGTTAAGCCATTAATGTATGATCTAAGAACGACCGATAATAAATTTGCAATGGCAATTGACCTTAGCAAAAATAACATTGGCGAAGGTGACATTGAGCAGATTTTGAGAAAGTCAGGTGCTGCTGAAGTAAATATTAAGCAGTTCTAA
- a CDS encoding LTA synthase family protein, protein MASAHAIPSLDEEFEFTADSKRRLMIGIGAGVALVAIGAYLLAAGVGSHETHAVASGAGAHEAHGGGHHAYKWTNRLWANVWLNAVYFAGASVVGMFFISYNYLAQAGWSSAFKRIPEALPAYLPFMGLAVFAVFFIAGGDLFHWTNAGLYDKASADYDPIIAGKAGFLNKPFYLIRIGLYFALWYMMWRMMRSYSLQEDLEGGTSFYDKSIKLGTAFLLVFGVTSSTSAWDFVMSIDTHWFSTMFGWYTLASWHVTGLAIITLTVVALKEQGYLKIVNESHLHDLGKFMFAFSIFWTYVWFAQFMLIYYANLPEETIYFRERFSGFGGIYKAPFFVSLFLNFVCPFLILMTRDSKRTYLILKLAGWCIIIGHYFDFYVNIMPGTVGEHGGFGPIEFGMILIFACGFIWTVSSQLAKANLIPKNHPMLEEAIHHDI, encoded by the coding sequence ATGGCATCGGCTCACGCAATACCGTCCTTAGACGAAGAATTTGAATTTACTGCGGACTCCAAACGCCGGTTAATGATTGGCATTGGAGCCGGAGTCGCGTTGGTAGCAATTGGCGCCTATTTATTAGCAGCGGGCGTTGGTTCGCACGAGACACATGCGGTTGCTAGTGGAGCTGGTGCCCATGAAGCGCATGGCGGGGGCCACCACGCCTATAAATGGACTAACCGTTTGTGGGCTAACGTGTGGCTTAATGCTGTTTACTTTGCTGGTGCATCCGTTGTTGGAATGTTCTTTATTTCTTACAACTATTTGGCACAAGCTGGATGGTCATCAGCTTTCAAGCGTATTCCTGAAGCCTTACCAGCTTATTTGCCTTTTATGGGGCTCGCTGTCTTCGCTGTATTTTTTATCGCTGGTGGTGATCTATTTCACTGGACAAATGCCGGTTTATACGATAAAGCCAGTGCTGACTATGACCCAATCATTGCTGGTAAAGCTGGCTTTTTAAATAAGCCATTTTATCTCATTCGTATAGGTCTGTATTTCGCTCTGTGGTACATGATGTGGCGAATGATGCGAAGCTACTCTTTACAGGAGGATTTGGAAGGCGGGACTTCGTTTTATGATAAAAGTATTAAACTAGGTACTGCATTTCTACTAGTATTTGGTGTTACTTCATCGACATCTGCCTGGGACTTTGTGATGTCTATTGACACACACTGGTTCAGTACGATGTTTGGTTGGTATACGTTAGCAAGCTGGCATGTAACGGGTCTAGCGATTATCACGTTGACCGTGGTTGCGCTTAAGGAGCAGGGCTACCTGAAAATTGTGAATGAGAGCCATTTACATGACCTGGGCAAGTTTATGTTTGCGTTTAGTATATTCTGGACGTATGTATGGTTTGCTCAATTCATGCTCATCTATTATGCTAACTTACCCGAAGAAACTATCTATTTCCGGGAGCGATTTAGTGGCTTCGGTGGGATTTATAAAGCGCCATTTTTTGTTTCTTTATTTCTGAACTTCGTGTGTCCATTTCTTATATTGATGACACGGGATTCAAAGCGAACTTACCTGATTCTGAAGTTGGCTGGATGGTGCATTATTATCGGTCATTACTTTGATTTTTACGTGAACATTATGCCAGGAACGGTGGGTGAACACGGTGGCTTTGGCCCGATTGAGTTTGGTATGATCTTAATTTTTGCATGCGGTTTTATCTGGACGGTTTCTTCACAATTGGCGAAAGCTAATTTGATTCCTAAAAATCACCCCATGCTTGAAGAGGCAATACACCATGATATTTAA
- a CDS encoding cytochrome c oxidase subunit I yields the protein MATLEANSAIVAHAAEHEHHDPQSFWRKYIFSEDHKTIAKQYLISGIIWSIIGISLSVMFRLQLGFPTMKLGFLRPILGSWINESDKLDPDFYLALVTMHGTIMVFFVLTAGLSGTFSNFLIPLQIGARDMASGFLNMLSYWFFFIASVIMFSSMFIETGPAAGGWVIYPPLSALPQAHKGSELGMTLWLVSMALFIVSQLLGGINYITTVINLRTRGMSFSKLPLTIWAFLLTAILGLISFPVLLSAALLLIFDRSFGTSFYLSEIYIKGEALPNVGGSPILFQHLFWFLGHPEVYIVLLPALGMTSEIIATNARKPIFGYRAMIASMMGIAFLAFIVWAHHMFVTGMNPFLGSIFMFLTLIIAVPSAVKAFNYITTLWRGNIRFTPAMLFSIGLVSFFISGGITGLILGNSALDIQLHDTYFVVAHFHLVMGAASAFGLLAGVYHWFPKMFGRLLDEKLGYVHFWLTFIGIYLVFFPMHYVGIAGFPRRYYAFTSYDFTKNIFADMNSFISLAAIFTFAAQWIFIYNFVNSLIRGRKATQNPWKSNTLEWTTPIQPGHGNWPGEIPAVYRWPYDYSKPGAADDFIPQNVPYSQTPESNLPHENELIGMEKEIEGQNLNDQFKQPH from the coding sequence ATGGCGACTTTAGAAGCTAACTCCGCGATCGTGGCACATGCAGCAGAGCATGAACATCATGATCCGCAAAGTTTTTGGCGCAAGTATATTTTCTCCGAAGACCATAAGACGATTGCTAAGCAATACCTTATTTCTGGTATTATCTGGTCAATCATTGGAATTAGTTTATCCGTAATGTTCCGGCTTCAGTTGGGTTTTCCAACAATGAAGTTAGGCTTTCTACGGCCAATCCTTGGTAGCTGGATTAACGAGTCAGATAAACTTGACCCTGATTTTTATCTGGCACTGGTTACGATGCACGGAACTATTATGGTGTTCTTTGTATTAACGGCGGGTCTTAGCGGAACCTTCTCAAACTTCCTGATTCCATTGCAGATTGGTGCGCGTGACATGGCATCAGGATTCCTGAATATGTTGTCGTACTGGTTTTTCTTTATTGCCAGTGTGATTATGTTCTCGTCTATGTTCATCGAGACTGGTCCCGCAGCTGGCGGCTGGGTGATTTATCCCCCATTGAGTGCATTACCGCAAGCTCACAAAGGGTCCGAACTTGGAATGACGCTTTGGTTGGTTAGTATGGCACTATTCATAGTATCGCAGCTACTGGGTGGTATCAACTACATCACAACAGTTATTAACCTGCGAACACGGGGTATGTCGTTTAGTAAGCTGCCTCTAACAATCTGGGCTTTCTTGCTGACAGCTATTTTGGGATTGATCTCTTTCCCTGTCCTTCTTTCGGCAGCACTGCTATTGATATTTGACCGTAGTTTCGGCACTAGTTTCTACCTATCCGAGATTTATATCAAAGGCGAAGCTCTTCCGAACGTAGGTGGTAGCCCAATTCTTTTCCAGCACTTGTTCTGGTTCCTTGGTCACCCTGAGGTATATATCGTGTTGCTTCCAGCACTTGGTATGACGTCTGAAATCATTGCAACTAACGCGCGTAAGCCAATTTTTGGTTATCGCGCTATGATTGCGTCCATGATGGGTATTGCCTTCCTGGCGTTTATCGTATGGGCTCACCATATGTTTGTAACAGGCATGAATCCATTCCTTGGATCAATCTTTATGTTCTTGACACTGATCATTGCCGTTCCTTCGGCTGTGAAAGCGTTCAACTACATCACTACATTGTGGCGTGGTAATATTCGGTTTACACCGGCTATGCTATTCTCGATTGGTCTAGTATCCTTCTTTATTTCAGGTGGGATTACAGGCTTAATCCTGGGTAACTCGGCTCTTGATATCCAGTTGCACGATACTTACTTCGTTGTTGCTCACTTTCACTTAGTAATGGGTGCTGCTTCTGCCTTCGGTTTGTTGGCGGGTGTTTACCACTGGTTCCCTAAAATGTTCGGACGGCTGTTAGATGAGAAATTGGGTTATGTACACTTCTGGTTAACCTTCATTGGTATTTACCTTGTGTTTTTCCCAATGCACTATGTTGGTATAGCTGGTTTCCCACGTCGTTATTACGCCTTTACAAGCTATGACTTCACGAAGAATATCTTCGCAGATATGAACTCGTTTATTAGTCTGGCAGCTATTTTTACATTTGCCGCTCAATGGATTTTCATTTATAATTTTGTGAATAGTCTGATCAGAGGACGAAAAGCGACACAAAATCCTTGGAAATCAAATACCCTGGAGTGGACAACACCTATTCAGCCAGGTCATGGTAACTGGCCGGGTGAGATCCCAGCTGTGTATCGTTGGCCGTACGATTATAGCAAACCAGGTGCAGCGGATGACTTCATTCCTCAAAACGTTCCTTACTCACAAACTCCTGAATCAAATCTTCCACATGAGAATGAATTGATCGGCATGGAAAAAGAGATTGAGGGACAAAACCTGAATGACCAGTTCAAACAGCCTCATTGA
- a CDS encoding cytochrome c oxidase subunit II: MVYIIALLSVVFLGLAAMVVSRMGAAVKNVSGSEEEQQIGMSNRINGALMMIFLVLGLIGATWSFLYARQYFLPEASSPHGRRTDFLFWLSMSIITIAFVITNALLFIFAWKYQHKEGRKAAYYPENHKLELIWTVVPAVVMAILVFTGWRAWRDIMSEAPANAQVFEIVGKQFNWIARYPGVDNNKLGSFNYKLIDNSNETGIDYTDEASFDDFTSTSELHIPANKPVLLKIRARDVLHSVFIPHLRVKMDAVPGMPTRFWFIADKTTDEMKNITGNPDFTYEIACTEVCGQGHFSMRIRLVVEDEASWQAWCKQQKPLLTSSPELATRIPANLKAKAAKYLPSDATAAPADSSTALLPKTGGVTIASAKLR; the protein is encoded by the coding sequence ATGGTTTATATAATCGCATTATTATCGGTCGTATTTCTGGGTTTAGCGGCTATGGTCGTTTCCAGAATGGGCGCCGCTGTGAAAAACGTAAGCGGATCTGAGGAAGAACAACAGATTGGCATGAGCAACCGCATCAATGGTGCGTTGATGATGATTTTCCTTGTTCTTGGTTTGATTGGTGCTACCTGGTCTTTCTTGTATGCCCGGCAGTATTTCTTGCCGGAGGCATCTTCACCACATGGTCGCCGTACAGATTTTCTATTCTGGCTGTCGATGAGCATTATTACAATTGCCTTTGTAATAACAAACGCATTATTGTTCATATTTGCTTGGAAGTATCAACATAAAGAAGGTAGAAAAGCTGCCTATTATCCAGAAAATCATAAGCTGGAATTAATATGGACAGTGGTTCCGGCTGTTGTTATGGCTATACTTGTCTTCACTGGATGGCGTGCCTGGCGTGACATCATGTCTGAGGCCCCGGCAAACGCACAGGTTTTTGAAATCGTTGGTAAACAGTTTAACTGGATTGCCCGGTACCCTGGTGTAGATAACAATAAGCTTGGCTCTTTCAACTATAAGTTAATTGATAATAGTAACGAGACCGGAATTGACTACACAGATGAGGCCTCATTTGATGACTTCACCTCCACATCAGAATTGCACATACCTGCTAATAAGCCGGTTTTGTTAAAGATTCGTGCTCGTGATGTGTTGCACAGTGTCTTCATTCCTCATTTACGGGTTAAAATGGATGCCGTTCCAGGTATGCCAACCCGCTTCTGGTTTATTGCGGATAAAACGACGGATGAGATGAAGAACATTACAGGCAATCCAGATTTCACTTATGAAATTGCCTGTACTGAAGTTTGTGGTCAGGGACATTTTTCAATGCGCATACGTTTAGTTGTGGAAGACGAAGCATCATGGCAAGCCTGGTGTAAGCAACAAAAACCGTTGTTGACATCGAGTCCTGAGTTGGCCACTCGTATTCCCGCAAATTTGAAAGCGAAAGCCGCCAAGTATTTACCGTCTGATGCTACGGCTGCACCGGCAGATAGCTCAACTGCATTATTACCAAAAACAGGTGGAGTAACGATAGCTAGCGCTAAACTCCGTTAA
- a CDS encoding cytochrome c oxidase subunit 3, producing MAATVTHDTLTTDSDQVFDKKTWMGGVEPMKVSYGKLMMWFFLISDTFTFSALLVTYGLIRYSYPAWDPAVFGEVFMFSNLYWPTPEMVYASVPFLHGIHLPLIFVGIMTFILIFSSVTMVLAVEAGHRMDRADVEKYMLWTILGGLTFLGSQAWEWSHFIHGTETGTTISEIVNGQTIQRTIFGANLVENQYGPPAFADLFFFITGFHGTHVFSGVVLNILIFYRAATGLYEKRGHYEMVEKVGLYWHFVDLVWVFVFTFFYLV from the coding sequence ATGGCGGCTACTGTAACACACGATACCCTTACAACCGACTCGGATCAAGTGTTCGACAAGAAAACCTGGATGGGTGGTGTTGAACCCATGAAAGTGAGCTACGGCAAGCTGATGATGTGGTTCTTCCTGATTTCGGATACATTCACTTTCTCAGCTTTGCTGGTAACTTATGGATTGATCCGTTATAGCTATCCTGCCTGGGACCCTGCTGTTTTTGGTGAAGTATTTATGTTCTCGAATCTTTATTGGCCGACACCGGAAATGGTGTATGCATCAGTTCCATTTCTACATGGTATTCACCTGCCATTAATTTTCGTGGGAATTATGACATTCATTCTCATTTTCAGTAGTGTTACAATGGTACTAGCTGTTGAGGCTGGACACCGGATGGACAGGGCCGATGTTGAGAAGTACATGTTATGGACCATTTTAGGCGGTCTGACTTTTTTAGGAAGCCAGGCATGGGAGTGGAGCCACTTTATTCATGGAACAGAAACGGGTACTACAATTAGCGAAATAGTTAATGGCCAAACGATACAGCGAACAATTTTCGGTGCTAACCTGGTCGAAAACCAGTATGGTCCCCCTGCATTTGCCGACTTGTTCTTTTTTATCACAGGTTTCCACGGAACACACGTATTTAGTGGTGTCGTTTTAAACATCCTGATTTTCTATAGAGCCGCAACGGGCTTGTATGAAAAGCGTGGTCACTATGAAATGGTTGAGAAAGTAGGTCTATACTGGCACTTTGTCGATCTTGTTTGGGTATTTGTCTTTACATTCTTCTACCTGGTTTAA
- the cyoE gene encoding heme o synthase: MEKVLALAIINEKGKAYIELIKLKLTLAVVFSGVFGYCLAIDNVIWWKIAVLAIASISITGAANIINQIIEKESDKLMKRTAVRPLPTGRLSVNEAAGFAFILFGVGCFLFVEFFNIRAAALAVLSLLLYGFVYTPLKRKGQIAVFVGALPGAFPPMIGWVAATNHYGWIPGILFAIQFFWQFPHFWAIGWLAFDEYKKAGIQMMPGDGKTAKTAFRIMLYTLFLLPVGWLPYLLGMTGIFSALVATVGGILFLAQTFHLMRTCTDKAALQMMYGSLLYLPIVQIVYLLDKV, encoded by the coding sequence ATGGAAAAAGTACTGGCATTAGCTATCATCAACGAAAAAGGAAAAGCATACATTGAATTAATAAAATTAAAGCTCACACTAGCGGTTGTCTTTTCTGGCGTGTTTGGCTACTGTCTTGCCATTGATAACGTGATCTGGTGGAAAATAGCTGTGTTAGCAATTGCGTCGATCAGTATTACAGGAGCTGCAAACATTATAAATCAAATAATAGAGAAGGAGTCTGATAAACTCATGAAACGCACGGCGGTGCGTCCACTGCCTACTGGTCGATTATCGGTAAATGAAGCAGCAGGGTTTGCTTTTATTCTTTTTGGAGTCGGTTGCTTTTTGTTTGTTGAGTTCTTTAATATCCGGGCAGCTGCCTTGGCGGTTTTATCATTGCTATTATATGGCTTTGTTTATACACCGCTAAAACGCAAAGGTCAAATAGCCGTATTCGTTGGGGCTTTACCAGGCGCATTTCCTCCTATGATTGGCTGGGTTGCTGCAACAAATCATTATGGTTGGATACCTGGTATTTTATTCGCCATACAGTTCTTCTGGCAGTTTCCTCACTTTTGGGCAATTGGCTGGCTGGCGTTTGACGAATACAAAAAAGCAGGTATACAAATGATGCCGGGCGATGGTAAAACAGCCAAAACAGCATTTCGTATCATGCTATATACGCTCTTTCTGTTGCCTGTTGGCTGGCTACCATATTTGTTAGGAATGACAGGTATCTTTTCTGCGCTGGTAGCCACAGTTGGCGGAATCTTGTTCCTTGCACAGACGTTTCACTTAATGAGAACATGTACTGATAAAGCAGCTTTGCAAATGATGTATGGATCTTTGCTGTATTTGCCCATCGTACAAATTGTTTATCTACTAGATAAAGTATAA
- the nrfD gene encoding NrfD/PsrC family molybdoenzyme membrane anchor subunit has translation MSHVTSAVRAPLITGGKTYADVTEDISRQVEGKPTREWTIAFTISVIVLLYGTACVFWTWWEGLGVWGLNKTVGWAWDITNFVWWVGIGHAGTLISAILLLFRQKWRTAVNRAAEAMTIFAVLCAASFILMHMGRPWLAYWALPLPNTFGSLWVNFKSPLVWDVFAISTYFTVSLVFWYMGLIPDLATIRDRARSKVSRYIYGAFAMGWNGSAKTWARYEYMSLILAGLSTPLVLSVHTIVSMDFATSVIPGWHTTIFPPYFVAGAIFSGFAMVQNLVLIIRVVFKLEDYITIEHIESMNKVITLTGSIVGVAYLTEFFIAWYSGVEFESYAFINRATGPYWWAYWAMMTCNVITPQLFWSRAIRRSIVWTFVLSVIVNIGMWFERFVIIVTSLHRDYLPSSWAMFHPTLFDISDYIFSFGFFFTLFLLFSKFLPVINMAEVKTVIKSSSEKLPVSVSGVAKGERVANPTFNKDVE, from the coding sequence ATGTCGCATGTTACATCAGCTGTAAGAGCTCCTCTAATCACCGGTGGTAAAACCTACGCCGATGTGACAGAGGACATCAGCAGACAGGTTGAGGGAAAGCCTACTCGTGAGTGGACTATTGCCTTTACCATCTCGGTGATTGTACTACTTTACGGAACCGCCTGTGTGTTTTGGACATGGTGGGAAGGCTTAGGCGTTTGGGGCCTTAATAAAACAGTTGGCTGGGCATGGGATATTACCAACTTCGTATGGTGGGTAGGTATCGGTCACGCAGGAACATTGATCTCTGCTATTTTGCTGTTGTTTCGTCAGAAGTGGCGGACTGCGGTAAACCGGGCAGCTGAGGCCATGACGATCTTTGCTGTATTGTGTGCAGCAAGCTTTATCCTGATGCACATGGGTCGGCCTTGGCTGGCTTACTGGGCACTGCCACTGCCAAACACATTCGGTTCACTTTGGGTGAACTTCAAGTCGCCACTTGTATGGGACGTATTCGCGATCAGTACATATTTCACCGTGTCGTTGGTATTCTGGTATATGGGTCTTATTCCTGACTTAGCTACCATTCGTGATCGGGCGCGGAGTAAAGTGTCGCGGTATATATATGGCGCATTCGCCATGGGCTGGAACGGTTCGGCTAAGACTTGGGCTCGTTACGAATACATGAGTTTAATTCTGGCGGGCTTGTCGACACCACTTGTACTTTCTGTACATACTATTGTAAGTATGGACTTTGCTACTTCGGTAATTCCGGGCTGGCACACAACCATCTTCCCTCCTTACTTCGTTGCTGGTGCTATCTTCTCTGGCTTTGCCATGGTTCAAAACCTGGTATTGATCATCCGGGTCGTTTTCAAGCTGGAAGATTACATTACAATTGAGCACATCGAGTCAATGAACAAAGTAATTACGCTGACCGGCTCAATTGTGGGTGTAGCTTATTTGACAGAGTTTTTTATCGCCTGGTATTCAGGTGTTGAGTTCGAAAGCTATGCGTTCATCAACCGGGCAACCGGTCCATACTGGTGGGCTTATTGGGCAATGATGACTTGTAACGTAATTACTCCACAGCTATTCTGGTCACGTGCTATTCGTCGGAGTATCGTTTGGACGTTCGTTCTGTCGGTTATCGTGAATATTGGTATGTGGTTTGAGCGATTTGTAATTATTGTAACGTCTTTACATCGCGATTATCTGCCATCAAGCTGGGCAATGTTTCACCCAACGTTGTTCGACATCAGTGATTATATTTTCTCGTTCGGTTTTTTCTTCACCTTATTCCTGCTGTTCTCGAAATTCCTGCCGGTAATAAATATGGCTGAAGTGAAAACGGTTATCAAATCGTCGTCTGAGAAATTGCCGGTTTCGGTTTCAGGAGTTGCAAAAGGTGAACGCGTCGCCAATCCGACGTTTAATAAAGACGTAGAATAA
- a CDS encoding cytochrome C oxidase subunit IV family protein: protein MSDHTHGTHEVGEIPPANTGLIWRTFFILSAITAVEFTLAYLMKAGGFRTSIFVLMTLVKAFYIVGEFMHLKHEVKSLIWAIVIPVVFIFWLLTALLMEGGSIFQLR, encoded by the coding sequence ATGTCTGATCATACGCACGGAACCCACGAGGTTGGCGAAATTCCGCCAGCAAATACAGGCCTTATCTGGCGCACGTTTTTTATACTATCAGCCATAACCGCTGTCGAATTTACACTGGCTTACCTTATGAAAGCTGGGGGTTTCAGAACATCTATATTCGTTCTGATGACATTGGTAAAAGCTTTTTATATCGTTGGTGAGTTTATGCACCTAAAGCACGAGGTGAAAAGTCTGATCTGGGCAATCGTCATTCCCGTAGTGTTTATTTTTTGGTTGCTCACTGCATTGTTAATGGAAGGCGGTTCGATTTTTCAATTAAGATAA